The window aattacacTATTattctcaaaaaagaaaaatccaaataatcTTCAATCCAACCTGATATACACATAGTTTTCACACATTAAAACTCCTATAATTAAAGGTGAAAGAAGTATGTTTATTAATATTGTTAATTAAGTTTCCTTGAAATTTCATTGCACAAATTTTTCTCAGATATATTTCTTGTTGTCATACTCATTGACAACAAGTCTTTGTTTTCATCTGTATAAGGTATACGAGATACATGACGCTCTATATCGATCTAACGGTTACAATTAATATTCATCACAGTACAATTATTGTAGCCTTTAACGATAATTAGCATATGTATAAAAGAGGGAATGCCATGCCTCAAGAGTGTGTATTATATTGGTGATGTGGCAAAATATGATTGGGTGGATGTTCgtccaaaattttttaatccCATGGTTTTgtttatcatcatcatcatcatcatcatcacgtGTTCTGCAGGTGACTTCTTTTAAACCACAGATTCGATTGATTTGATTGGGCAATTAGGTTACTTGCTCCCGACTTTTTCAGTGAGAGGTTACGTGTTTCCGGCTATTTCAGTGACAATCACAGTGGGAATGGGCTCGAGATACTTGTGACAGACGTCAAAAAATTTTCTCCTCTTTCTGCAACATTTCTTCCAGACTTCTACGCTTCCATCTCCCCGAGTCCTTCTACCTCTCCTTCCCTGCCAGTCTCATCATCTCATTCTCGGGTAAATTGGGTTACCCACTatcataaaaggaaaaaaatgaagattgCTTCTCCTTTTAAACTCCATGTACACCCCTTCTCAGAAATTCTCGGCATCATCATCATcggtgagtttttttttttaaattacttgATTGTACTTCTCAAAACCCCATCTACTTATATAAACCCTCCTATTCTCTCCggccttttctccttcatttctctcaTCAAAGCTGATATTACCATCTCTCTCCCTATCTCTCTgccatttcaaaatttttgtgctttttttttaatatgtttCCCAAATTATAACGTTCAAATTGGgcccaattttattttttttccaagattTTTAGAGTTTTCTTTGAACAAGTTCTTGTTTTCCACAAATTATTTGTGTAGCATTTGTTTCCAGAAGAGGAGATAGGGATTGGGTGTGTGTTTCTGTGTGTGAAAATGGCGGTGAAAGAAAGACGCAAATTCAGGGCTTTGGATTTGTACATATGCCAATTGAAGATTCAGGTAAACTAAAGCTATTcgtttcactaattttttgttttccttattgaAATTCAATTCATTCTTTCTAATAAATATTTCATCAGAAATACTTGATACATGGTTGTTCTTGAATGTTTTATACAGATTTTTGGGGTTTTTACTGTATTCAGATGGGGGATCAGCTGTGCGTTTCGGCCTCTCAAAAGTGCAGCAAAAGGAAGGCGTAAATTAATGGAAATGTTAGTTGAACATTCAGGTGAATGATATCTACTGATatctttaattcttttatttttcttttctaaatggTCTTtgaattttatcaatttattttcTCAGTATTGCTAATCTTTTCTGACTAAATGatcttttttcttgcttttttccAAAGCTGAAATGGGTAACTTTTTGATTTGTTTTGTTACAGATTTATGGACTTCAGAATTTTGGGAGATGGGAATTTAGTTTATTGGCATAGAATTTTTTTAgagtaaatttgaatttatgaaAATTTGGGTTTAAGATTTCTATATTATAGAAAGTGATTCAGGGTTAAATCTCGATTATGGTGTTCCAGGATCTGTAACTTTGCTTGGCAGATTAGGTTTTTCGGCATAAATCTTGATTAGGTTTCCTAGGATATGTAACTTTACTTGGTGGATCAGGGTTTTaggatttttatgattttcagtAGCTTCAAATCCGAGATTTTTAATGTGCCCCTGATCACTTGATTTGTTTGATAATTTCGAAAACAGATGATATAGAAGGGGAAGTTATGTGcaaaatcttttgtttttaatttttttatttttatggttTGTCAGTTTTGGTCATGTACTATTACATTGGAGGAGTTAGTTTTAGATTTTGACACTTTTTAGTAGCTACTGTTGTAGTGATATCTCACTTTTGCATGATTTATTAGTAAAATGAATACTTTAAGTTGCTTGCTGTTTGTGCTCATAGTTTGAGAGTGACTAGACATTAAGCTATGCTATTTAATGACTTTAGTAGATTGTGAATTTGTGATGCTTGTGCTTTTTACATTGGCGCAATAGATCAAGTGAAGAATTTGAGGCTGCTTTTCTTTTGTGGTCATCGTTGGAGAGTGATTTTATCTTTCAAACTTCTGCTATTTAATCATCTGGGATGACTTGTAACTTTGCAGGGGTACTGTCTTTTTACTTGATTGTGATCTCTTAACCATGTTGATTATTGATCAATCACTGTCAAGAATGTTTTAGATTGCTCGCTTGTTGTGGTCATAGATTGGAAGCATCTCTGCTTTGCATCAACGTTTTTCTTGCATCATGTCCTTTTCTATTGCTATATGGCTGTTTTCTTTTCATAGCCCTTATTTAAGTCTGATGGTTCTTGGCTATTCATTCATATTGTTCCAGAGTCCTAGATGGTAGTTGTGGTTGATATAAAACGCAATTCTGTTCCATTTGTAATTTGATAAATTGGAATTTAGTTTTCCGGATAAGTTGACTTATACTCTCATGTTAGTTTAATTGTGCCACATAATAATGTCCGGAGCAGTATTTCAGTTCTCTATATGCATGAGTCATTGTTGGATTTAGTATCCTGATTTTAGTTAATAGATGAATGCTGAGTAGCTTTGCTGTGTACTCGTGAATTATTGTTAGATGTATACGCTTCAAGGAAGATGGATTCTTCCTTGTCTAACTTCTATTACATCCATCTACTTTTTTAAGTTAAACTCTGTTTTTATTAAATGTCTAATTATACGCCTTTTTGTATTTGGTTGTAGTTTTTGTGAAGACTTGTGCTTTTAATTTTCGCTAACTAATGCCTATCAGTGTACATAGTTAAGGGTGTTGACTATCGTGCTTTCTGGGGCCCATTAATTGGCTGGTTTATTTGTCTCAAGTGATTAGCAATCTAGCATCCGAGGACTAACTGATTGTGATTTTGAAAATGTATACACTGTTGCAGTTTTGTCAATTCTTTCAAATTGCTTGCGTTTGTTTAGGTCTCAATTTGAGAGTGCTTCTTGCTTTGAGTTTTTTTCATGGGGATACTTGTTATTTTTGTCATCTTGTTTATGTCTCATGGGCTatagtcattttgttttcacaatTCTAGAATTAACAGTGGTTCTAAAAATGCAGAGCTGTTTGTTTTTCATGTGAAAAGCTCTGGTTGGGTTTTATTGGTGATTAAATTGGGATGCTTTTAGATACAACTCTTCTATCAgtagtttttcaaatttatactTGTGCCAATGTCTTAGGACAGTTTTGGCCTGTCATGTAGAAGAAGAAGTTATTATTGAAAAGTTTACTGACTTTAGGTACTAAGTATAGAACAGAATAGACAGATGGACAAACACACTCCAGCCAATAACGATTGGCCACATCAGCAAAACAatcatcccttttgagccatggCATTTGtccttgtatatatatgttaaagaaattgaagagAGAAAAAGCTTCTGAAATTGAAGAGAGAAAAAGTGCAGTTTTCTTTGTGAGGATGAGGAAGAAGACGAGAAGAAAGATAAAGTAAAGggttagagagagagagtcggatGGTTAATGAAAGGAGTGGAGAAAAGGGAACCCGCTACCATCACTGAAAAGTTGGGAGCAGGTAACCTTCTCCCATCAATCACATCTGCATTTGTTTGTTTGAAAAAGAAGGTGGAAGGTTGTATGTTTCTCTAATGCTTCTCAAAGATGACTCCGGATCAGAGTGAGTGTTTTCCATGATTTTCCCCATCTTTGAGGCTCTTAATTCTTTTTCTCACCTGCCtttgcattttttatttgtttaactCATGATCCCAATTTCCTTTTTATCTGTTTAATTTTGTCTTGTGTTTTTTTCTGTCTGAAACATATTTGTTTTTGTACGTCTTTCTGAAACTTTTTTTTAGGGGAAAAGAAGTAGTAAAAAGACTTGTTTGTGTGTTAGGGGgttaaaaagtaaataaacttttgaagtaaaataaaaatcataggTAATTTGTTAAATTGATTGGTGTAGAACGCGACAAAATAAACTTCCGAAATTGATTGGTGCACTTTtttatttgtatatattttttattctaCGATGAGTGGTCAACTGACGAACtaattttttatctttgatTTCTCAATTTATTCCAATTCCAATTTGCTGAGAGCCTAATCATAGCATTATTCTGGATAAGTTCTATGTGAAGAATTGTTTAAATTCACAGCTTGTTTCTTTTCGATTTTTGTCAATCTGATGTCTTTAAATGATTTTTTCCCTCGATTCTGTTGTCTAATGTATAATTTTTTGATATTGCAGGtccaaaatttggaaattttcttcTGTCCTTTCCAAGAACTACTCCAGAATATAACAGCACGACTCAATACCGTATCCAGCCTACTTTGTGTAAAATTAGTGAGTAGTTTGATTGTACCTTCTTCTGTTCATGTGTATTTTATTGCAGTTTGTACTCTAAATGTTATACCCCTTTTCCTTTGCTCTTTGCAGAAGAGGTTACATAGGACTTTATCACTTGTTGCTTTTCCATTATTACAGGTtttttgctttcctttttaCCATAATTTCAATTGTTATTCCTTTAGTTGTTCATTTGTGGTGACTAAAGTTAAGAGTTTCAGTGAGGAGAGTGCTACTTGTTTTCCTGAAATtatggaatttgaaaaaaatttaatatttttacgtACTGTATTTATAGTCTATAGTCATCGAGACAAATCGTATTTACTCATTAGTGGTATTGGTATCTTATTGATTTTCAATATGAGTGAATATAGTGTAGTTTGATGATTTCTTGACAATGAATACTGAATTTTTTTCAGCTCCTGTTCAATTGTTTGAGCTCCTATTTTGTTCCCTTTATGTTTCAGTTAGTTCTGAAATGATCAACCCTCTTGATTCTTGATCTAGCTTTCACTTGTTAAGCTATTGCgtgatccattttttttttcaacctttTTGATCATTCTTCCCATGTGATGGCTTTTAAAGCACTTACGAGTGACGCAGTTTTTCTCACAGAAAAAAAAACGGATATGACTAAGTTGTGCATGTTAGCAATTCTACCCCGCATTGTCATGTAGTTGTTTGATCAAATGTATTCAAGGGATCCACATGTTATTAACCTTCATAACTGATATGTAAAAGTTAGTActagaaatttggaatttatacTCCTTTATTTCCTTACTAAACAATTAATAATAGTAAGTTTTCTAGCATGTATCATATAACTTGTGCTTGGTGGGTTTTCTTGCTGAGTTGTATTGCTGTGACTGTTTAATTCTAAATATGTTATCAAGTTAGACAAAAAACGTAGAATGGAACTTAATTGGCCAATAGAGTGAGATGAATCTTAACATAGAAAAGAACATGCATATAAGGCATGTTGATGATTGCAAATTGATAGAGCAACTTTGTATCTTCAACTAGATGTCACCAAAGGTACATTTAATTTGGTAATATAACATTGTATTTTCCTAGCATTTGTCTGGTTTGTAAGACTTATTTTGGCTTTCTTGGTTCTCATTGTAGGATCCAAGTAACTAACTCTACATCAATTCTTTGGAAGTTAATGCTAAGGTATAATTTGTTTATTACCTTTCATTTACCAATCACCAAATCGCTTGAGACATTGGACCTTTCCAATCAGTCAATGTAAACATGGCAGGTCTTGGGGTCTTTGAGTTATTcgctttttcttattttaaatggCTTTATTCCATATTGGTGTAAAACCTTTCTGGTAGTGAAAATATATGAAATTATAAGGTTGCTTGCACAAAAGACAAAAAGTTTTGGGAATGAATATTGATTTATTTCAAGGAAGGCAGCTTGTCAAAATTTTATGCCTCTACTCATCTTCAAAGAAATGGTTGGCCTTGCTTTAGCTGAAAAAGAGATTGTCCGTTATAATTTTGTTGCAAGATCACAAACTAAAATATTCTTCAAAAAAGATGTTTTTATAGTGATGTTGGATTGCATAAGCCCTtgcaaaaaatggaaaagttaagaAGGTTATTTTAAAGATGATGTTACTATTATTTGGGACATTTGAGAGGATTGGTCATCCTTTGAGAGAAATTTTATTGCTATGTTCTGGTCTTTAGCAACATTTTTCTCTCTGTACTATGAAAACACTTCCATCTCATTCACTTATATTTTCATGGAAGATTGATGTCATTCTTGACCTTTTGAGGACAGAAAAGGATGAAAGATGTTTAATCATGTCTTTCTATATAAGAAAGGTTTATTCTTCTAATTACCatgtttctttttattattattttatggtGATGtattttttcaaatgaaatccACTTTTCTCCCCTATTGTGTACTTGActcggcaaaaaaaaaaaaaagaaatcaaattctgatttaatttGCACTATATGCCATGCAAAGCTTCTTTGCTTGCTATCCTTACAGTCAGAAACAATATTGCATGTCACAGAAGAGCTATTTCTATTCCCAAGGAGGTTGCTATGTCTgctgtgcattttatttttcatttttctactATGAACAGAAACAAGTTATATGTTTCAAACTGATTTTGGCTTTTCATACTTGATTTATGTTTTCCAAAAGTCGGTAGTAATTATCATATTTATGTTATATACAACACAATTATgggtataattataattaactTTCAACTAATTATCTTATGAATGCTTAGATACACTTATTCATACAGCACCCcaacggaaaaggaaaaaaaaaggctttgTGCAAGATATTTTATTTCACTGTCTCATAGGTcttgtttattaattttttaaaaagtgcCCCCTCTAAGGTCATCTTAAAAACTGTCTCAATGGTTCTTATTCTTGGAACCTTGAACCCTGATTTTAAAAGGGTTGTTGATGATGATTGATCATATATATAactagatgatttttttttattttaacaaaCTTTCATGATGACGAAGCAAAACGAAAAACATAGGCGTTCTGTGTATCCCTAACCATCAATGTTCATGTATGAACCATATTGTAGCTTTaattgaaactataagttctATGCTAAATGCAATAGCTATGGCTAAAGAACTCTATTTTAACCATAATGGTTCAGCGTTGGAGAAGCTTCTGGTTTACATCTATTACTTATTTCTTGTATAATATTTTTAAGTGGTGAATGATTAGTAAAGTTTTCTTGTTAATTGTGCAGGCATGTGTAGACTTCGTGGCAAAAGTAGTTGGAGTAACTTCGGGACCAAAAGGAAGAATTTTGGTGTTGCACATTAAATTGCATCCCAAGATTGTTAAAGATACTGAAAGTGTTTTAAACAGGTAACAAGTCTTACATGGTATATCAGTGTATTTGATATGTGCAAGCAATATTAGTGCTGAAATTGTTAACAAGTTTATTGTTTTTTTACTAAGAAACAATCATAGCGTTTGCATCAGTTCAAGCAATCTACTTATTTCACTTTGAGGTGACCTTATGGTAGATTCCACAACATGATGtcttaaaaattttcttcttcttatatTTGGCTATGTCAGTTATTCTCATACTTTTAATGGAAGAAGGTGCTATTTGCTTCTTGTTTTCTTCTAAATCTTTTAGATTTATTTACTATCATTAAGTATACTACATTTGGAAAGCCATCAAATAATGATTAAGAGAAGGGGGAATAATGGATAAAAAATGCTCCAGGTATTAgaaataattttgataaataatttgGAGCTTTTTAATGAAGATTTGAGCCTAAAGTCCAACATCTGTATCTGTACTTTCTGTCATTCTACATTAGAGTGCATATTTTCGTATGTGGTGTAGTTTTTTGGGGCTTAAGAGAGCCTGCTAATTTGCAATCTATCATCTCAAAGAAAAGCAAAATGTTTATAGGAATATTATCTTATTCTTAGTTTAGTTATTATTTGCACTTCATGTAATTTACTTGCGCAGAACAGATTGATTGGAGGATGCTTTGGAGTATGTAGGAGTTAAATTAGTGAGGCAGGACGGTGCAAATGTTGCTGAATTTGTTCTCATCTTAGCTCCAATTTATTTTTGTCTGATCTCTAATTTGACCTATTTTTTATTGTTGTCTACATTGCTCTCTTTAATTAAAGTTATCAAAGTTAAAGGTGACTTTGCTACCGCTATCAATTGCTTTTGAAATTGCCATTATTGTGTCAAAGCAATTTAAAATGTTccattttcacttttcattGTGTTTTTTTTCCAGGATGAAACATATTCAGCTTTCATATGGGATTTGATAAAACTACCAAAACATGATGCATGTAGAGATGGAAGACTACGTAGATGAGATTCTGGTTCGCGCGAGTCAATAGGAACGGGGGAGCGAAGCAGCTCGACTGAAAGGAGAGGAGCGAAAAGAGGAAGGTGCCTGACTTAACGTTGAATGGTATTAGCTTGACTGAATAAAGAGATATGTGGATCACGCAATGCAAGAAAGAACTCTCTTCTATGTCGCTTCACTTCAACAGTCTATTTCTTGCCAGATGGTGTAGGTAACGTAGCCAGCTTGTAGAGGCATAATGCTTGTTTCAGAACTCAAATTGGCATCAGGGAGGTAATTTGCCATCTTTGTACTATTGcaagaagaaaaatcattttaagttttaaatttctgaTGATTGTAGGTTTGCCGCTCATGATTTTGCAAATATTGCTATTGTTAGTACAGGAAATGATTATGCAGTAGGAAACAGGACTTCTGACTTTTTTCAAAAGTAGGAAGAGAATTAAGAAGAAGTGAGACATGGAGCTATGGTAAAAATATCCTGCACATTGTAGAGGGGATGGAATTTGATCGCGGATATTTTTCTCCTTAACATGATTGGAGTTTTGGATCTCATATTTCTATCTGTTGGTGTATGGTATTTAAGAGGGGAAACTTTTGTATTCGCAATTGCTTTTGGTTGCCTAAAACATCGCATGGTTCAAGGATATTTTGAAACGATACTACGAAGTCTCCAATCGTGATAGTTGCATACAacattgaagaggaagatcaggCTCCGTCGTTAATAGGTAGTTGCTATTAGAGGCCTTGCCTTCACTGAGTGCTACTGTCTCTTGATAGGAAATAATGAGACAAGAATGCTTGAATATGGAATTTATCACATTCTTTCATTTCGAAggcattttttttattgcaatttCAATTAGTTAAATCTACCAAAGGGCAGATTATGGGGGAAAAAAGATAGATTACAATCTTGAATTTCCATTCTAGCACCAATTCTTCTTGGATTTCGAATTGTATTTCCAGTTTAAGAATTTGTCTTCTTTAATCGTAGTTATCTAATTCCAAAATGCTGTACATTATATCACttataaaaattttcctaatatatAAACAATCAAGATAAATGTAATAAGTTATAGAACATTGTTATTGATATTGAAGTAGGCATGTATCTGCTACCTGCTTTAATATCATATTATTTAGCTTTCTCTTagtgttttccttcttttatttTGTACTAGAATAAGCTCATTCGATGGGGCATGGCAATCTCACATAACCTCACCGCGCGTCGCGCGGTGTTTACCCTCCTAGTAATGAACGACATGAGAAGTGAACTGTAACAGAATATGACTAAAGTTTTaaagttttccttttttcacaAGGACATAGAAGTGGAACTCCAACACAACTTTACCTAGCTTTCCGTATCCGAATCGAAATAGGACTATAGGAATTAGGAGGAGGGCTGCTCTACGCGGATTTCACTATAGTCTATGTATGATACGTATGTCCTGCACTCCCTTATGGGgctttttctttcattcattCAGCATCGTTGCCGTTTCTTAGTTAGATTTTCAAATTACTGTCAACCTTTTCCCCAGAGGGTTCTCCTTCTGATCAATCCTTCTTCTCTAGTTCTTTAATTACtagggttttcttttgtttaatttcaCGCATTAATTAGTTGGTGTGATATATATTGAGTTCACTAATGCATGGCTACCTTAAAGAGGCCCCGATCGTCTGAAAGTTGGGAGCATCATTATAATTCAAGCTGTTACGGCACTAATTTCTTTCATGAAAGAAAAGGTCATAACTCTCCTGTTAGCATGAATCCATACACAATGAGAAATTATTGGGTTCCAGCAGAACCATCGGATAACAGGCAATGGGCTCCAATGGAAGCATCCGATTACAGGCGCTTTGCTCCCACAGTGTTAGCAGTAGCAGTAAAAGATATCTTGCCCGTTGAGCTTAACCCTTGGCAACGGGTTTCGACGGGAGCATCCGACTTCCGGCGATCGATTCCAACAGCTGCATCAGATTTCTTGCCCGTTGAGCTTAATTCTAAGAAGAGCACTGCTACTCCGTCAGTAGGTCTGAAGATGGTTGCGGGGTCCGCTTATCTGCCCAAAGATAACCCTGAAAAGCCCGAAGGCGACGATGCTCACTTCGTAAGCTTAGAGGCGCAGACAATTGGAGTCGCGGATGGTGTTGGTGGCTGGTGCAAGCAAGGTATAGACGCAGGAAAATACGCAAGGGATCTCATGAAGAATTCGAGGGTTGCTGCCGAATCTGAGCCTAATGGAGCAGTGAATCCGAAGAGGGTTATGCAAGAAGCCTATTCCAATACTAAGGCTCCAGGATCATCCACCGCCTGCATCATTACACTTTCGGGTAACGCATTGCGGGCCGCGAACGTCGGTGACAGTGGTTTTATAGTCGTACGAGATGGGAAAGTCGTGTATCAGTCACCCGTGCAGCAACATCACTTCAACTGTCCGTATCAGTTAGGAAATTCCAAGGATGATCCCAGCTTGGCACAGGAATTACAAATTGAGGTTCAAAAAGGCGACATTGTTGTTGCTGGGACTGATGGTGTTTTTGATAATCTGCATGGATTTGAGATCGAAGAAGTTATCAAGTCAAGCAGCAATAAAGGCGACAAACCAGACTACATGGCTTGTACTATAGCAAATCTTGCACTCTATAATTCGTTTGATAGGTATGCTGCAGATACACCCTTTGCAAGAAAATCAAGAGAAGCAGGCCACAGTCACCACAAAGGAGGAAAAGTTGACGATATTACTGTAATAGTTGCTTGGATCCAATGATCAGATTAAGTACTAGGATCAATTTGTAAATCTTATAGACGAGCTAGCTAGTTAATTCGGTTCTAACGATATGTACAACTACTACAACCAAAacatttg is drawn from Coffea arabica cultivar ET-39 chromosome 1c, Coffea Arabica ET-39 HiFi, whole genome shotgun sequence and contains these coding sequences:
- the LOC113731583 gene encoding uncharacterized protein isoform X3 produces the protein MKIASPFKLHVHPFSEILGIIIIEEEIGIGCVFLCVKMAVKERRKFRALDLYICQLKIQIFGVFTVFRWGISCAFRPLKSAAKGRRKLMEMLVEHSDLWTSEFWEMGI
- the LOC113731583 gene encoding uncharacterized protein isoform X2, translated to MKIASPFKLHVHPFSEILGIIIIEEEIGIGCVFLCVKMAVKERRKFRALDLYICQLKIQIFGVFTVFRWGISCAFRPLKSAAKGRRKLMEMLVEHSGPKFGNFLLSFPRTTPEYNSTTQYRIQPTLCKIKEVT
- the LOC113731583 gene encoding probable protein phosphatase 2C 80 isoform X1, with the translated sequence MATLKRPRSSESWEHHYNSSCYGTNFFHERKGHNSPVSMNPYTMRNYWVPAEPSDNRQWAPMEASDYRRFAPTVLAVAVKDILPVELNPWQRVSTGASDFRRSIPTAASDFLPVELNSKKSTATPSVGLKMVAGSAYLPKDNPEKPEGDDAHFVSLEAQTIGVADGVGGWCKQGIDAGKYARDLMKNSRVAAESEPNGAVNPKRVMQEAYSNTKAPGSSTACIITLSGNALRAANVGDSGFIVVRDGKVVYQSPVQQHHFNCPYQLGNSKDDPSLAQELQIEVQKGDIVVAGTDGVFDNLHGFEIEEVIKSSSNKGDKPDYMACTIANLALYNSFDRYAADTPFARKSREAGHSHHKGGKVDDITVIVAWIQ